One Pararhizobium capsulatum DSM 1112 DNA segment encodes these proteins:
- a CDS encoding DHA2 family efflux MFS transporter permease subunit, which yields MLAWNAPVSLVWLGIFGGLQLFRFWTLATLGRRWTTRIIIVPGEQLRAAGPYRFLRHPNYVVVIGEIAVLPLCFGMPLYAMLFSIANAIILTIRIKAENIALAGSRRANAIDTDPIQARPHLVWTGFIAMCLGMFMAILDVQVVATSLPTIQSALDIDPDQMSWIQTAYLIAEVIAIPLTGFLTRVLTMRWLFVVSLVVFVIASAGCAASGSFGQLVGWRVLQGFAGGTLIPSVFSAVFLLFPENKQALATTIAGVLAVLAPTVGPIVGGWLTETYSWHWLFLINVIPGILAAGVAARSLPRQPISLSRLRGIDVAGLAAMSISLVCLEIGLKEAPTSGWLSTISGGLFVVAAVSAAFFIWRSLRIASPLVDLRNFRDRNFLVGSTLSFVLGIGLFGSVYLMPVFLAFVRGHNALDIGMTMLVTGIAQLCTAPIAVALEKRMDPRLLSAAGFTLFAVGIGMSAWQDPETDFDAMFWPQIIRGISIMFCLLPPTRLALGNLSADRVPDASGLFNLMRNLGGALGIALIDTIIYTRSEPLGQKLWSGLQQGNLDIAKFIGVPTAMVVGRSGSFDEQATATLDPLVQTAATVQALNEAWLIVAVITVLAVLCLPFANIVPKVGS from the coding sequence ATGCTTGCGTGGAATGCGCCCGTATCCTTGGTCTGGTTGGGCATTTTTGGCGGTTTGCAGCTCTTTCGATTTTGGACACTTGCAACGCTCGGACGCCGATGGACCACGCGTATCATCATCGTACCGGGAGAACAGCTCCGAGCCGCGGGACCATATCGCTTCCTGCGACACCCAAACTACGTCGTTGTAATTGGCGAAATTGCAGTCTTGCCTCTGTGTTTCGGCATGCCGCTTTACGCAATGTTATTTTCGATCGCGAACGCAATCATTCTGACCATTCGCATCAAGGCGGAAAATATCGCTCTCGCAGGGTCTCGCCGTGCCAATGCGATCGACACCGATCCCATCCAAGCTCGCCCGCACCTAGTTTGGACGGGGTTCATCGCCATGTGCCTGGGCATGTTTATGGCCATCCTCGACGTGCAGGTCGTAGCGACTTCATTGCCGACCATCCAGTCTGCGCTCGACATTGATCCGGATCAGATGAGTTGGATCCAGACGGCCTATCTCATTGCGGAGGTCATCGCGATCCCGTTGACCGGCTTCCTGACCCGGGTCCTGACCATGCGTTGGTTGTTCGTAGTTTCGCTGGTGGTCTTCGTGATTGCCTCGGCAGGATGTGCGGCGAGCGGCAGCTTTGGTCAACTCGTCGGCTGGCGCGTTCTGCAGGGCTTTGCGGGCGGTACGCTCATCCCGTCTGTCTTCTCCGCGGTGTTTCTTTTGTTCCCGGAAAACAAACAGGCACTCGCGACGACTATTGCAGGCGTCTTGGCCGTGTTGGCACCCACCGTGGGGCCAATTGTTGGAGGCTGGCTGACCGAGACCTATTCCTGGCACTGGCTTTTCCTGATCAACGTCATCCCCGGCATTCTCGCTGCTGGGGTGGCCGCAAGATCACTTCCCCGCCAGCCTATATCTCTCTCCAGACTGAGAGGCATCGATGTCGCGGGACTGGCAGCAATGTCTATTTCCCTTGTTTGCCTGGAGATTGGGCTGAAGGAAGCGCCGACGAGCGGATGGCTTTCAACCATCAGCGGCGGACTGTTTGTCGTCGCTGCAGTTTCCGCTGCTTTTTTTATATGGAGGTCGCTCCGCATTGCCTCTCCCCTGGTAGACCTGCGGAATTTTCGGGACCGAAATTTTTTGGTTGGTTCCACACTGAGCTTTGTGCTTGGCATCGGCCTATTTGGATCCGTGTATCTGATGCCTGTCTTTCTTGCCTTCGTCCGAGGACACAATGCTCTGGATATTGGCATGACGATGCTGGTGACCGGAATCGCGCAGCTCTGCACTGCCCCGATCGCTGTTGCTCTAGAAAAACGAATGGATCCGCGGTTGCTTTCCGCTGCAGGCTTCACACTCTTTGCAGTTGGAATAGGCATGAGCGCATGGCAAGATCCGGAAACAGACTTTGATGCGATGTTCTGGCCCCAGATTATCCGGGGAATTTCCATCATGTTTTGCCTCTTACCGCCAACCCGGCTGGCACTCGGCAATCTCTCGGCGGATCGTGTCCCCGATGCCAGTGGTCTCTTCAACCTTATGCGGAACCTTGGCGGTGCGCTCGGTATCGCGCTGATCGACACTATCATCTACACCCGATCAGAACCGCTCGGTCAGAAGCTCTGGAGCGGTCTTCAGCAAGGAAATCTCGACATTGCAAAATTCATCGGAGTACCGACTGCGATGGTGGTGGGCCGCAGCGGGTCTTTCGACGAACAGGCGACAGCGACGCTCGACCCACTTGTTCAAACGGCCGCGACGGTCCAGGCGCTCAACGAAGCCTGGTTAATCGTCGCGGTGATAACCGTTCTAGCTGTGCTGTGCTTACCTTTTGCGAATATCGTCCCAAAGGTGGGTTCGTAG
- the istB gene encoding IS21-like element helper ATPase IstB has product MTRTASDTMPSGTTGGTPQILLSHHLKQLKLPTVLREYEKVARECAESGVDHPRYLLRLIELELIDRERRTVERRIRAARFPAVKSFDTFDFTAIPGLNKMLVLELARCEYILRRDNIIALGNSGTGKTHVALALGLAACQKGFTVTFTTAASLVSQLLEARDERRLLKLQRDLASVKLLIIDELGYVPLSSTGAELLFETFSQRYERGSTIVTSNLPFEDWTSVLGSERLTGALLDRLTHHVSILTMNGDSYRLKQSAARRRNPSSGAEQNQATQTVDPDTGEILTP; this is encoded by the coding sequence ATGACCCGCACAGCAAGCGACACGATGCCATCAGGCACAACGGGTGGAACCCCGCAAATCCTTCTGTCCCACCATCTCAAGCAATTAAAACTGCCGACGGTGTTGCGCGAGTATGAGAAGGTAGCACGGGAATGCGCCGAGAGCGGCGTCGACCATCCCCGCTATCTGTTGCGCCTGATTGAATTGGAACTGATCGACCGGGAACGCCGGACAGTCGAACGGCGCATTCGCGCGGCTCGCTTCCCGGCGGTCAAAAGCTTCGACACCTTCGACTTCACGGCCATACCCGGCTTGAACAAGATGCTTGTCCTGGAGCTTGCCCGTTGCGAATACATCCTGCGGCGCGACAACATCATCGCTCTCGGCAACAGTGGCACCGGCAAGACCCATGTCGCGCTCGCTCTGGGCCTCGCCGCCTGCCAGAAAGGCTTCACCGTCACGTTCACCACTGCAGCCTCGTTGGTCAGTCAGCTCCTGGAGGCGCGTGACGAGCGGCGGCTTCTCAAGCTGCAGCGCGATCTGGCTTCGGTAAAACTGCTGATCATCGATGAACTCGGCTATGTCCCCTTGTCATCGACCGGAGCGGAGCTGTTGTTCGAGACCTTCTCGCAACGCTACGAACGCGGCTCGACGATCGTCACGTCCAATCTGCCGTTTGAGGACTGGACGTCGGTGCTAGGGTCCGAGCGGCTGACCGGTGCGTTGCTCGACAGGCTGACCCACCACGTCAGCATCCTAACCATGAATGGTGACAGCTACCGGCTGAAACAGTCCGCCGCCCGCCGCCGCAATCCGTCATCAGGGGCGGAGCAAAACCAGGCCACCCAAACCGTCGACCCCGATACCGGCGAAATCCTCACACCCTGA
- a CDS encoding ATP-binding protein: MNDPLLPRHLETELKDALASARVVNIIGPRQVGKTTLVRDLMTIGKFITLDDPGILAALDADPKGQLDALIAEVQAGPLIIDEAQRSTNLALALKRTVDENRKMGQFVLTGSSNIFTSSHVADSLAGRVQTMTMLPMSVAETKRMGPARILDWASADGGPDPTELPKAEVVSRAQYIELILAGGFPEIRSLGDHRRRRRYRDYVDSVVERDVASILKIRKSDAMRRMIEQLAVRVGNELNVDDLGGKIGIQRNTTETYLDILTKLSLLKRLPAWTSGENGRDIRQPKIHLVDTGLVAALRSMSTETFNIDANPTALGGLFENFVHNELWKSLPYQKRDWRLYHWRHQRGREIDIVAEADRTLVGFEMKTSTTVDASDFQHLQWFQDEGPGRSWTVIGVVIYMGDRVLSFGRNLFALPLSVFWSFPDFPA; the protein is encoded by the coding sequence ATGAACGACCCGCTGCTGCCGCGTCATTTGGAGACGGAACTGAAGGACGCGCTTGCGTCGGCACGCGTCGTGAACATTATCGGCCCTCGGCAGGTCGGAAAAACGACACTTGTCCGAGACCTGATGACCATTGGCAAATTCATCACGTTGGATGACCCGGGTATCCTTGCAGCACTCGATGCCGATCCAAAGGGACAACTGGATGCCTTGATAGCTGAAGTACAAGCCGGTCCCCTTATCATCGATGAAGCCCAACGATCGACCAATCTCGCTTTGGCCTTGAAGAGGACCGTGGACGAGAACCGCAAGATGGGTCAGTTCGTCCTGACTGGCTCTTCCAACATATTCACGTCCTCGCATGTGGCGGACTCATTGGCGGGCAGAGTTCAAACCATGACAATGCTTCCCATGAGCGTTGCGGAAACGAAGCGTATGGGGCCTGCAAGAATACTTGACTGGGCATCGGCTGACGGCGGGCCTGATCCAACAGAGTTGCCGAAGGCGGAGGTCGTGTCCAGGGCGCAGTACATCGAGTTGATACTCGCTGGAGGTTTTCCTGAAATACGAAGCCTGGGAGACCATCGCCGACGCCGCCGGTATCGGGACTATGTGGACAGCGTTGTCGAACGTGACGTTGCCTCTATTCTCAAGATCCGAAAATCAGACGCGATGCGGCGAATGATCGAGCAACTGGCGGTCCGCGTCGGAAATGAGCTGAACGTAGACGACCTTGGCGGGAAGATCGGCATTCAACGGAATACGACAGAAACCTATCTCGATATCCTGACCAAACTCTCCCTCCTGAAGAGGCTGCCGGCCTGGACCTCTGGTGAGAACGGGCGTGACATTCGCCAGCCCAAGATACACCTCGTCGATACCGGGCTGGTGGCTGCCTTGAGAAGTATGAGCACCGAAACCTTCAACATCGATGCGAACCCGACAGCACTCGGCGGACTGTTCGAAAATTTCGTGCATAACGAGCTTTGGAAATCTCTTCCCTATCAGAAGCGTGATTGGCGCCTCTATCATTGGCGACATCAAAGGGGACGCGAGATCGATATTGTTGCTGAAGCGGACAGAACACTTGTGGGCTTCGAGATGAAGACGTCCACCACTGTCGATGCAAGTGACTTTCAGCACTTGCAGTGGTTTCAAGATGAGGGCCCGGGCAGAAGCTGGACCGTCATCGGCGTCGTCATCTATATGGGAGACAGGGTGCTGAGCTTTGGGCGAAACCTGTTCGCGCTGCCGCTGTCTGTCTTTTGGTCATTCCCGGATTTCCCGGCGTGA